The following are encoded in a window of Primulina eburnea isolate SZY01 chromosome 4, ASM2296580v1, whole genome shotgun sequence genomic DNA:
- the LOC140830511 gene encoding receptor protein kinase-like protein ZAR1, whose protein sequence is MLALVTFLILMLGNCGNVFVLGSLNDEGIALLSFKRSIKEDPEGSLNNWNNSDENPCSWNGITCRDQRVVSVSIPNRKLSGFLSASLGSLSELRHVNLRSNRFFGGLSSELLKVQGLQSLVLYGNSFSGNLPFEIGNLQYLQTLDLSQNFFNGSLPTSLIQCKRLRNLDVSQNNFSGSLPNGFGNNLVLLEKLDLSFNEFNESIPGDLGYLSNLQGTLDLSHNMLNGSIPSSLGNLPEKVYIDLTYNKLSGPIPQNGALINRGPTAFIGNPGLCGPPLKNLCSSDSEAGSSSSIPYLPSNYPTQGGENVGKGRGLSKASMIAIIVGDVIGICAIGLLFSYCYSRLKPRGERNNENAYGFEKGRKARKECLCFKKDESETLSENIEQYDLVPLDAQVAFDLDELLKASAFVLGKSGIGILYKVVLEDGLALAVRRLGEGGSQRFKEFQTEVEAIGKLRHPNVINLRAYYWSVDEKLLVYDFIPNGNLATAIHGKPGLVTFTPISWSTRLKIMKGVAKGMVYLHEYSPRKYVHGDLKPSNILLGPNMEPKISDFGLGRLANIAGASPTMQSSRMASEKPQQRQQTSSAASDATTFVSASSFGLYYQAPEAVKMIKPSQKWDIYSYGVILLEMITGRGPLVQVGDTEMDLVHWMQQSIEEKKPLSDVLDPHLAHDVDKEEEMISVLKIAMACTQGSPEKRPSTRHVSDAMERIPISSD, encoded by the exons ATGTTAGCTTTAGTAACTTTCTTGATCTTAATGCTTGGCAACTGTGGTAATGTTTTTGTTTTGGGTTCTTTAAATGACGAAGGCATAGCTCTGTTGTCATTTAAGCGGTCCATTAAAGAAGATCCCGAGGGTTCACTCAATAATTGGAATAATTCTGATGAAAACCCTTGTTCTTGGAATGGTATCACGTGTAGAGATCAGAGGGTTGTCTCTGTTAGCATTCCGAATAGGAAACTCTCTGGATTTCTTTCTGCGTCACTTGGATCTTTATCCGAGCTTAGGCATGTTAACTTAAGGAGTAATAGGTTTTTTGGGGGCTTAAGTTCTGAGCTTCTCAAAGTCCAGGGACTGCAAAGTTTGGTACTTTATGGTAATTCCTTCTCTGGGAATTTACCATTTGAGATTGGGAATCTTCAATATCTTCAGACTCTAGATTTATCACAAAATTTCTTTAATGGGTCCCTTCCCACTTCATTAATTCAGTGTAAAAGATTGAGAAATCTTGACGTTAGTCAGAATAATTTTAGCGGTTCTTTGCCGAATGGATTCGGGAATAACTTGGTTTTGTTGGAAAAGCTTGATCTTTCGTTCAATGAATTCAATGAGTCAATTCCTGGTGACTTGGGCTATCTGTCTAATTTACAAGGAACTCTGGATTTGTCTCATAATATGTTAAATGGTTCAATCCCATCCAGTCTTGGCAATCTTCCTGAGAAAGTTTATATTGATCTCACATATAACAAATTAAGTGGCCCGATTCCACAAAATGGTGCTCTAATCAACAGAGGACCAACTGCCTTCATTGGAAATCCTGGTCTTTGTGGTCCTCCATTGAAAAATCTCTGTTCGTCAGATAGTGAGGCGGGATCGTCTTCCTCGATTCCTTATTTACCTAGTAATTATCCTACTCAAGGTGGAGAAAATGTTGGAAAGGGACGGGGGCTGAGTAAAGCCTCTATGATCGCTATAATTGTGGGTGATGTGATTGGAATTTGTGCCATTGGTTTGCTTTTCTCATATTGTTATTCGAGGCTAAAGCCTCGTGGTGAAAGAAACAATGAAAATGCATATGGTTTTGAGAAGGGACGTAAGGCGAGGAAGGAATGTTTATGCTTCAAGAAAGATGAATCAGAGACTTTATCAGAAAATATAGAGCAGTATGATCTAGTGCCATTAGATGCACAAGTGGCATTTGATCTTGATGAGCTTCTGAAGGCATCTGCTTTTGTCCTCGGCAAAAGCGGTATTGGAATCCTATACAAGGTTGTGCTGGAGGATGGACTTGCCCTGGCTGTGAGAAGATTGGGTGAAGGAGGTTCGCAAAGATTCAAAGAATTTCAGACTGAAGTTGAAGCAATTGGAAAGTTGAGACATCCAAATGTCATAAATCTTCGAGCTTATTATTGGTCAGTGGACGAAAAGCTGCTGGTATACGATTTCATACCGAATGGGAACCTTGCTACTGCTATACATG GAAAGCCTGGGCTGGTGACATTTACGCCTATCTCATGGTCTACACGATTGAAAATAATGAAAGGAGTTGCAAAAGGCATGGTTTATCTACATGAATATAGTCCCAGGAAATACGTTCACGGCGATTTGAAGCCATCAAATATATTGCTCGGACCCAATATGGAACCCAAAATCTCCGATTTTGGCCTTGGACGACTTGCCAACATAGCTGGTGCATCCCCAACAATGCAATCGAGCCGAATGGCCTCTGAGAAACCACAGCAAAGGCAACAAACCAGTAGCGCAGCTTCCGATGCTACAACCTTTGTCTCGGCTTCTTCTTTCGGCTTGTACTATCAAGCTCCCGAGGCTGTGAAAATGATAAAACCGTCTCAAAAATGGGATATCTACTCGTATGGGGTGATTTTACTTGAGATGATCACCGGGAGAGGGCCACTGGTCCAAGTTGGAGACACTGAAATGGATCTCGTTCATTGGATGCAACAATCTATTGAAGAGAAGAAACCATTATCCGATGTCTTGGATCCACACTTGGCTCATGATGTTGATAAAGAGGAAGAGATGATTTCCGTTTTGAAAATCGCAATGGCATGCACGCAGGGCAGCCCCGAAAAGAGACCTTCAACGAGGCACGTTTCGGATGCAATGGAAAGAATTCCCATTTCctcagattaa
- the LOC140830512 gene encoding uncharacterized protein isoform X2: MTDFCIRGVVEAIHSSPTQAVLYLSGGASQALGWLVSVPGATNTVLEAVVPYSRMSMIQLLGKVPAQFASRKTAEDMALMAYNRALRLSQPGSPVLGVGFTGSLASTHPKRGDHRFHVSTRTSNQLLISTVTLSKGLRNREQEDWVSSQFLLKAIAYACKVPANFTSELTDSEVLNESEIQFDEDQELEQLINGQICFKVYPFLNDISKSKRKIILSGSFNPLHDGHIKLLEVAMSVLGDGYPCFELSAVNADKPPLTVSQIKERVKQFEKAGKTVIISNQPYFYKKAELFPGSAFVIGADTAARLINVTDSRQRSSLIPS, translated from the exons ATGACGGACTTTTGCATACGAGGGGTGGTGGAAGCAATACACTCCAGCCCAACTCAGGCCGTTCTCTATCTCTCTGGCGGTGCCTCCCAG GCACTTGGGTGGTTAGTATCAGTGCCTGGAGCCACAAATACTGTATTGGAAGCTGTGGTGCCTTATTCTAGGATGTCCATGATCCAGTTGTTAGGCAAG GTTCCAGCTCAATTTGCTAGTCGGAAAACTGCGGAGGACATGGCATTAATGGCCTACAATCGAGCTCTAAGGCTTTCTCAGCCAG GCTCACCAGTTCTTGGTGTGGGTTTTACTGGTTCTCTGGCCAGCACACATCCCAAGCGTGGGGATCACAG GTTTCATGTATCAACAAGGACATCTAATCAGCTTTTGATATCTACTGTTACTTTGTCAAAG GGCTTGAGAAATCGTGAACAAGAAGACTGGGTTTCCAGCCAGTTCTTACTGAAG GCAATAGCATATGCTTGCAAAGTTCCCGCAAACTTTACTTCAGAGTTAACAGATTCAGAAGTTCTCAATGAATCTGAAATACAATTTGATGAAGACCAAGAATTAGAGCAACTTATCAATGGTCAAATATGCTTTAAGGTTTATCCCTTTTTAAATG ATATTTCAAAGTCAAAAAGGAAGATAATTCTTTCTGGTTCGTTTAATCCATTGCATGATGGACACATAAAGCTTTTAGAAGTAGCTATGAG TGTTCTAGGTGATGGATATCCATGCTTTGAGTTATCTGCTGTGAATGCAGACAAACCCCCACTTACAGTATCTCAAATCAAAGAACGTGTTAAGCAATTTGAAAAGGCTG GGAAGACCGTCATAATTTCTAATCAGCCATACTTCTACAAGAAAGCTGAACTTTTTCCTGGCAGCGCTTTTGTTATTGGTGCAGACACTGCGGCAAGGCTTATAAAT